Within the Gloeobacter kilaueensis JS1 genome, the region AGGGCCACGGTTCCCACGTCGCAGGCACGATCGCCCAATCGACCGACAACGGCGAAGGGGTGGCGGGTATCGCCTACCGCGCCCGGATCATGCCCGTCAAAGTCCTCGATCGCTACGGCTCCGGCACCGCCCTCGATGTCGCCGACGGCATCCGCTTCGCCGCAGACCAGGGGGCGAACGTGATCAACCTCAGCCTCGGCGGGCCCGCCGACAGCTCGGCCATCCGCGAGGCAGTCGAATACGCCCGGCATAAAGGGGTGGTCGTCGTCTGCGCCGCCGGCAACGAAAGTTCGCCCCAGGCGTCTTATCCGGCCCTCTACCCGGCCTGCTTGAGCGTGTCGGCGACTGGCCCCGACGGTGCGCTTGCCTTTTACTCCAACTATGGCCGGGGCGTAGACCTGAGCGCCCCCGGCGGCGACAAGAGCACCGGCGGCGACGAGGGCGGTATTCTTCAAAACACGATCGATAGTAGCGGCAATTCGACCTATGCCAGCTACCAGGGCACCTCGATGGCCGCTCCCCACGTCGCGGGGGTAGCCGCCCTGCTCTACAGCGCCGGTATCCACGACGCTGGGGCGATCCGCAAGATTCTGCTCAGCTCGACGCGGCCCGTCGGCCACGACTATCTCAATCAGCACGGAGCGGGCCAGTTGAACGCCGCCCTCGCCCTCGACGCTGTCGATCAGCCGTACTTTTTCTTCCGGGGCGGCATCTGGTGGCTGGTACCGCTCAGCACACTGCTGGTGGGCGTCGTCTTCACGGCCCTGGTAATGATTGCTCGTCCCAGTGGCGGTGGCATCAACGACTTCACCTACGCCGTCGGTTTTATCGTCGCCGGGCTTGGCCTGTTTCCGCTCTCCGCCTTCGGCACCACCTGGGGACCGGAGGGGCTGCTGGCACTGCTTGCCACCCCGCTGCCCAACTGGGACCGGATCTTCTTCGGCAGCCTCCTCAATCCGGTTCTACACAGCATTCTCGTGCCGGGAATCCTCGCTGCCCTGCTTGCCGGTTTTAACTGGGGCCGCTCGCTGGCCATCGGCAGTTGTGTCGGCACCGCCGCCCTGCTCGCCCTGCAGGCGAGTGTGTTTTATACGCCCTTGATGTGGTTTAGCGAAGAGTCCTACGCCCGTGGCTTTTTGGGCGTCAACACCGCTCTTTGCCTGCTTGTGGGCTTCGTCCTGGCGCGAGTAAGCGATCGTTGAGGCGGCGGATTGTCCTGATTCTGGCAGCCCTGTTATCTATGCAGGCTTGCCGCACCCCCGTACCGGAGAAACCCACGATGTACACCGGAACGCTGCGCTTCATCGATATCGAGACGGGCTCCTGGCAACTGGTCACGCCCCAGGGCAAGTACCAGTTGCGCTTCTCAGGACCACCCGCCGACCTTAAAAGCCTCGACGGAAAAACCGTCCAGGTCAAAGGCACCGTCCGCGCCGACCTGCTCACGAGCGCCATGACGGGCAAGGTGCTTGAAGTCGAGACAATCAGCGCCCAGTAGATGCTTGAGGGCAGCGAATCACCGATCGAGCCGCCCGGAGAGCGTGAAAACTTGAATGGTTGCCCGGTCGAGAGCCTGCCAGATTCTCTCCAGCCAGTCTAAGTGCTCCGGTTTCATCAAGCAGGAGCGCAGACAGAGCACGTGGTCGTCGTCGGCTTCCAGGTGAGGCAGGAGCGGCTGCAGCCTTTTTGTCGGCACACGAGCGAGTGCCAGGTGCAGTTGCTCAGTCGCTGCTGCTCGAAAAATCTCTTTACTCAGATAGGAGGTGCGGCTCGCCCACTCCGAATGGTAAACCCAAAGAACGATATCCAGCTCCGGAGCCAGCAGGGGAACAAATCGCCCGTCCTGCTGCAATTTTTCGTAGAGGCCCAGGGCAGCCTGACGCGATTTACCCAGTTGAGCGGCAAAGGCTCCGCCCCTTGTAAGAGGCAGCAGCCTCTGGGTTGCCCAGAGAGCCACCGCTGCCGCCCCCGGACGGGAACATTCGAGGCTGATTTCCCCCAGGTGCAGTGCAGGGGAGGTGAAGTAGGTGTAGGGGCTCTCGTGGGCGTAGAGCCGGCCAACCGCCGGGTCGGCAAAAAGAATGCAGCCGCAACCGTAGGGTTGCAGGCCGTGCTTGTGGGGGTCGATGGCGATCGAATCTACCCGTGACAGGCCATCGTAGGCCGCTCTGGTCGAAGGTTCCAGCCCGTCGATAAGAGTAAAGTAGCCGCCGTAGGCCGCATCGGCGTGCAGCCGGAAGCCGTAGCGAGTCTGCAGTTCGAGGATCTGGTCCACCGGATCGACCGATCCGGCAATCGTGGTGCCGACGGTTGCCACCACCGTGCCGACATCGCCCCGCTGCAACCGCTGCTCCAGCACTTCGATGTCCATGCGCAGCTGCGAGTCGCTTGCGATCGTCTCGAAGGGCAGTCCCAGCACCCCGCAGAGCCGGGCGTGGGTGTAGTGCGCCTGCTCGGAGGCGAGGATTGTCTTACCAGGATGCAGACTGCCTGCTACCCAGAGCGCTTCGAGGTTGGCCATCGTGCCGCCGCTGCACAGGTGACCAAGGTGGGTCTGCCAGCCGAACATTCCGGCAAGGGCCGCTACCGCTTCTTTTTCCATCTGGGAGCTGGCGCGGCCACCGTCGAGGGCGTGGTTATTCGGGTTGATCGCAAGGGCCAGGCTGTAGGCGAGGCGAGCTACCGGATGCGGCGGCTTGATCATCTGCCCGGCGTACAGGGGATGGGCATAGGGGTAATTGTCCTGCAGGCGCAGGGCCACTTCTTCCAGGACAGCACCCACAGCGTCAAAATCTTGTTCGGCTGTGAATTCTGGCAGATCCTTGAACCCTGCTTCCAGTTGGACGAGCGCTGCTTCCAGCAAGGCCAGTTTGCCTTCCAGCATCGATTCGATTCTTTTTGCGGGCAACCGTTCCAGGGTATCAGGACCGTTGCAGCCTAGGCGAAGCTGCGGCCTCCCAATAGCCCAACACCGGCGTTTGCCAGGGCAATGACGATAGCGGCAAGCAGGGCACTACCGAAACCGGCGATGACAAAGCCCTTGACCAGGGCGGCAGCCAATAGCAAACCCAGGGCACTGATCACGAAGGAGAACAGGCCAAGGGTAAGAAAGTTGATCGGCAGGGCGATCAAATTAAGTACCGGCACAACGACTGCATTGATGATCCCAACTACGAGAGCGGCGATCAGAGCGGCTCCGAAACTGGCGACCGTAAAGCCAGGCACGACGTAGGAGACAAGAATCAACACAGCGGCTGAAACCAGCCAACTCAGCAAGAAGTTGATCATAGATTCCTCCTGGGGCGGACAGGTCTATCCTCCCCTATCTCACAAATTTCTCCCTCTATCAGCAGAGGTGCCGAATCTCCGTCGAACGAAACAGCCAGCCAGAATAAAAAAGCCCCCTGACGGGGGCCTGGAGAGGACGAACGACAGACTAATCGATGCGCCGATCGCGGGGCAGATCGCCCTGGGCCGGCTTCTTATCAAGCAGATCCACCTGGCCTTCGTTGTCTACGGTCACCTCCTCGCGGCGGACCGTTTCGGAGACCTCCTGGTTCTGTTGAATCTTGCGCTTATCGATCAGCACCTCCTCGACAACCTCCGGCTGCTTCTCGACGATGACGCGCTCTTCAGTAAGCGGAACATGAATCTCTTCGCTCTTGCTGAAGTTCGGATCGCTGGCCGGGCGATGGGGTTCGACAGCGTGGCGCTCGATCACCAGTTCCTCGCGGGTAGTGGGTACCTGGACCGTCTGGTTTTCGGTGATGACTTCCTTGCGGATATTTACCTCACCGATATTGACCCGCTCCTTGTCTACCCGAAGCTTTTCTTCGCGCAACTCGATGCGCTGGGGAACATCGCCCGTCACAGGTGCGGTAGTTTGGGGTACAGCAGGCGGCGTGACACCGGTAGCGGCCACATTGGTTTCAGCAACTGTCCCGGCAGCGGTGGAGCTGATCGGTGGCTTGATGTTGACGCCGGTATCAGCGCCGTGGCGCTCAAGGATCGCGATTGCATCCGCCCAGCGACCGTCGGCATGGACGGTTACCAATTCGACATCCTCGCCCAGACGACTTCCAAAATAGCGCGCCTGTTCTTCAGTGATTCCCATGTCGATCAGCGTCGAGTACAACTGATCGCTATTGCTGCGGTCTTCAGTGCCAAACAACCGCCCCAGGGTTTCTAAAAAGCCACCTTGATTGCGGCCTGTAACATCCTCGCCTTCTGTCGTGTCGATCTGCCGGTCCTGGAAGCCAGCGGCGCGGAGATCATCGATCGCCAGTTCGGCTTGATCTCGATTGCGAAACAAACCGGCAATCACGTTTCCACGGGCCGGAATTTGATCACTCACAGAATCCATTTTTACCTCCTTTTCGCATGTTAGACAACCGACAAAAGCCTGCCAGGGAAGCTTTTGCCTGTCGGGAATGCGTGTAAACGATTGACTGGAAACAAACCCATCCTGGCACTCGACATCAAGGCAGGTCTCTGCCCAAAGTTGCATCGCAGGGGATGATTTACGGAACTTTACCGTTAAAAGACAACGCTCAAATAACGCTGATTTTCATCAACAACGGATAAGTGTTTGCATGTTCAGCCCAATAAATTTAGAGGACGCTATAAGATCTCGGCTTTTGTTCTACAAGTCCACGTTCAATCGAGTCCGGTAATTCGACTGCATGGCTGCTCAAAAGTGGGCAAACAGTACGCTGTGTAGCTACGCTTTCGCTTGCAACTTCGCCAGCAGGGCCTTCGCTTCTTTAAGGCGTTTGTCGGATCCGTCCGCCGGTTGGAGAATTTGTAGAGCGATCTGCACTTCTTTGAGGGCAGTAGCCGAATCTTGCCGGGCCTGGGCTACCTCCGCCAGTTCGTAGTGGATCTCAGGATCGGCGGGAGCCACCTGCAGGGCTTTCTGGAGAGCATCCTGCGCTTCGGAAAGCTGGCCTGAAAGGCGATAGCAGCGGCCAATGTCGAGGTTGGTGCCGATTTCGGTCGGATTGTTTTTAAGAAACTGCTGGTAATAGCCCAGAGCCTGCCGGTAGTCCCTGCGCAACTCGGCCACCTTGCCGCGAGCAGCCACCAGTCCCAGATCGTCGATCAGGTGGGCCTGGCCGTAGCGCCGGAAAAGCTGCTCCAGCTTTCCAATCAAGGGTTCGGCTCGGTCAGGATCTTCAAGGGCGAGGTACACCTTAAGATAGCCGCTCTCAAGCAAACCCTTAAGCAGAAAGTTCGAGCGGGTCTGGCCCTGCAGACGGGCGAGGGTGGCAAAGGCAACCTCCGGCTGGCCTGCTTCGACGAAGCTATCGATGCGGATGGCCTGATTGAAGAAACTATTGATCGGGCCGCTGGTTTTGCTTATCTGTTCAGAGAGCACCGGCAACTCGGCGATCGCTTGCTTCCACTGGCCCCGCAGGCTGTAGTACTGCTGCAGCCGGGAGTAGATCTGCCGTTTTTCATCGGTCCGCCGGGCACGAGCCAGCAGGGCACGATATTGTTTGTAGGCGGCGTCGAGCTGCCCGCTCAGCATGTCGGTCGTTGCCAGCTCGATCAGCGGTGAGAGGTCGTCTGTATTGATAGCCGCCGCCTGCCGGTAGTAGGAGCGCGCCCGGTCGAACTGGCCGATGGTCCGGTAGATGTCGGCGATCTCTTCGTAGGCCCCTGGCCGGTCGTTGCTCTGCTCGCCGTACTGCTGGAAGGTGGCAATCGCGTCGCTGGTGCGCCCGAGCCGCAGCTGAGCCTCAGCGATTTTAGACAGATAGTGGGCTTCCCCCGGATCCAGTTCAATCATCCGTCGGAAGGCGTCGATCGCCTTTGGCCACTGATTGTTATCCAGGTAGTGCTTCGCAAGCGTCAGTTGGGCTTTGAGATCGTCCGGATAGAGAGCTGCCCACTGCTGTGCAGCCCGGTCCGCTTCTTCTGACCGGCCATTGACCCAGTTGCCGCTTTTGAGAATGAACTGCGAGCGCTCAGTGAGCTTGAAGGCATAATGTTCTGCCTGCTGGTAGGCGCGTTCGGACTTTTCGGGGTGGCCGGCGAGCAGGGCGCTTTCGACCTGTTCGAGGTGGGCCATTGCAAAGGACGGATCGGCGGCGATGGCCTGATCGAGTTGCGTCATTGCTCCTGAATAATCTCCGTCGAACTCGCGAAGATTTTTGGCCCGCGTGTAGTGTTCAAAAGCGGGCAGTGAACGGGTCAGCACTTCGGTCACTGGAAAATCGGTGATGTCTTGAATATGCTGTTCGGGCACCTCGACGTCGCGCTTGAGTTGAACCGATAGATCGTCGAGCAGATCGAACAGGTCCGGTCCTTTGTAAGTTCGGCGGGTGAGGCGCTTGACTCGCGCCGCGTCGTAGAGGTCTACGCGGACGATGTATTCTTCGGCTTTTTTGCTGAAGGTGCCTGTAACGATGTAGTTGAGCCCGTAATAGTTGGCAATCCGCCGCTCCAGGCCCAGGGGAAGCGGGTCTTTGTACGAAAAACCGACTTCTTTGAGTTTTTCGGAATAGTCGTAGCTGTCCTGGACGCTCAAGTAGAGATCTTGCGAAAGATCGGTCTGCAGCGCAATCGCAATCCCCTGCCGCAGCCAGTCGAGATTCTTATCGGAGCTGGCATTCTCGAAGTAGGCGAGGGCCAGGCGCTTGCGGAAAGCGCTCTTGGGCACCTCGCGCTGGACGGTACGGCCACTGCTGTCTTGAATGGTGACGGTCTGGTTGATGCTGCCCAGCTCCTTGCCCTGAAAGTTGGCCCAGAGGACGACCGCCGCGACAAGCAGGTTGACGGGCACGCCAATTTTCTCCCACCACGTCCAGTGCTCCTCTTCGCCGCCCCGGCAGTAAGCGAGGATGAGCATCGTCGGAACGAAGAGCACGACCAGATAGGCGACAAAATCGGTGAGGGACGAAGAAAGCGCGTAGCGGTTGGTCAGCCAATCGACGAACTGGACCAGCCCCCAGCCGACACCAGCGTAGGCCACCGCCACCTGGGGCACCTGGCGGCGCACCAGGGCGCTGAAAACTGGCAGTTGTTTTCCCTGGCCAACCTCGAAGGCCGGTAGCAGCTTCGCCATACACCGCCGGGACGCGAGATCTCCCCAAGCTTAGTCGATGTCTTATCTGGGCAATAGTCTAGGAGGAACTGACGACAGCCACCGGGCAACTGGCCTGACGCAAAAGTGTATCGACGCGGTGGCCAAAAAAGGCACGGCCTGTGATCGGTCGGATGTTGCTGCCCAAGACGATCAGATCGACGCCTTCGGCGCGGGCAAAGTTGAGGATTTCTTTTTCGGGGCTGGTCCCCTTGAGCACGGCGGTGTTGACTTGAGCACCGAAGCCGCGACCGATGTCGGCCTGCTGATCGACGATCTGCTGGGCAATGTCGATAGCTGAAAGCAGATTGTCCTGATCGACGTAAAAATCGTCGAACTGCGGCAGGTTGACGACGTGGACGAGCGTAACCAGCGCCCCGATCTGGGCGGCGATTGTGCTTGCCACCTCGACGGCGTGCTTGCTGTACTCGGTACCGATCGTGGGTACTAAGATGTGGCGGATTTGTTGCTGCTCGATCGGGCAGTACTCGCCCTCGGGCACCGGCAGGTGCGACTTGACCACCAGTGTCGGGCAGGGTGCTTCCTGGACGATGCGATCGACAAGGGAGTTGAACAGGCTGCCGTCGCCGCGACTGGTGCGCTGTTCGGTAGCACCGAGCACCAGCAGGTTGTAACCCTTGGCCGCCTCCCGCAGGATCACCTCCGCCGGATCGCGCCCCGATTCGACCCGCGTCTGGAGGTCCGCAGGCAGATGCATCTCGTCGGCGACGGCTGCAAAAGCTGTCTCTGCACTCGAATTGTTCGGCGGGGTCTTTTTTTTGCCGGGGCGGTCGCTGCACTCGGCGTAGAGGGCGGTCACCTCCAGTTCGTTCTGCTGAGCCATGTGGCTTACCAGTTGGGCGGCGAGCTGGACGTTGGTGCCGCCACGGGTGGGCACCAGCACCCGGCGGACGCTCTTGATGAAGCTGCGGCTGGCCAATTCTTCCATCTGCAGCCGCTTTACCTCTTCGTCGCCCATCTTTACCTTCGAGAGCGCCCAGCGCAGCAGGGGCGGGGCCATCAGCGAGGTGATGATCGCCACCATGACGATGATCGTGTACATCTGCAGGGTGAGAACACCCAGAGACAGGCCGATCGTGGCGACGATGATCTCCATCGCCCCGCGTGCGTTCATCCCGGAACCCAGGGCAATCGCCTCCCAGTGGCTGAGCCTGCCGCCCAGGCGCGAGCCGAGATAGACGCCCACAAACTTGCCGAGGCAGGCGATGGCGAGCACGATAAGCCCGATCGTGAGCGTCTCCGGCTCGAAAAGCTTGATCAAATCGACTTTTAGACCGGCGACGGCAAAAAAGATTGGAGCTAGAAAACTGGCAGTGATCACTTCGAGGGTATGGCCCGCCTCGCGGCTGAAGCGCGGAGCCTGACCGACCAGGATGCCTGTGACAAAAGCGCCGAGGGCCGCCTCGATGCCCAGTTGATGGGTGAGGGCGGCTGCTAAAAGAGCAACGATAATCACCGTCGAGAGCGACGCGCTCACCCCGCCCAGCTTGTCGTCTACCCAGCGCAAAATCCAGGCAATCGCCGGCCTGCCGACGGTAAAGGCAATCGCCAGAAACACCAGCGCCCCGCCTACCGAAGTTGCCACCGAGACGAAGTTGATCGTGCCGCTACTGGCCAGACCGGCCACGACCGAGAGCAAGATCCAGCCGATCGTGTCGTCGGTCATCCCCGAGGCGAGGGTGATCTGACCGATGTCGCGGCGGATGAGCTTGAGATCGATGAGCACCTTGGCGATGACCGGAATGGCGGTGATGCTCATCGCCGTCGCCATAAACAGGCTAAAGACCAGTCGGTGCTCCGGGTTGGCGAGCACGCTCGCAGGCAGGAGCATCCCGAGACCAAAGCCGCTTGCAAACGGCAGCAAGATGCCCCCGAGGGAGGTAAATAGCGCCGTCTTGCCCTTGCTGATGATCAAGTTGAGGTCGGTCTCAAGGCCCGTCGCGACGAGCAAGAACAGCACCCCCAGCCAGGAGACCACCGAGATCAGATCCGCTTGAATCTGGCTTTTTGGAAAAATGGTTGCTTGAAGCTGGGGTAAAAACAAACCAAAAACCGAGGGACCGAGGACGACGCCCGCCAGCAGTTCGCCGACGACGGGAGGCAGATCCAACCGGCGCATCAACTCTCCGAGCCCCCGCGCTGCAAAAAGCAATACCGCCAGTTGCAAAAGAAGCAGCAACAGCTCGTGGTGCCCGAGGGGCTTGAGTGGGCCATTTTGAACCGTCGTAGCGGCAAAGAAGGCGAGCGACTGCAGGGCTGCTTCCACGGTGTCGGCCTCCGGTAATGGCAAAAAGAAACCCCCTTGCGCCGGGCAGGCGGACAGGGGCTCCTGCACATGTTATCAAGCCCACGCCAGGGACGATATCAGCGTCGAGACAGATCTCAAGTCTTCCTGGGCACTGTACCGAGCCGGTGGGTATTGGCAAAGACGTGATAAAAAGCCTGGGAGAGTTTGGCGATGAGCTGGTTGGCGCGGCGGTCATTGTGGGGACGCTCCACCAGGGCTGTTGCCAGATAGCGCCGTCCGTCCGGCGTGGTGACAACCCCGACATCGCCCACCATCTTGCCAATGTCGCCGGTCTTGTGCAGAATCCGCGCCCCCGGCCCGAGGCCCATCGGCAACAGCGAGCCGATGCGGGTGCGGCCCATCAGACCGTAGGCGACGGTGCGGCCCTGGGGGCTCGTAAGCTCGCCTCGGTCCAGTTCGCTCATCAGCAAAGCGAGGTCGCCGGGGCTGGTGGTGTTGGTGCCCTCCAGATCCGGCAGCGGGGCGTTGATGACGGTGCGACGCAGACCCCAGCGCCGGAACTGCTCGTTGAGGTAAGCGGCCCCGCCCAGCCGGTCGATGATCATGTTGGTGGCAGTGTTGTCGCTGCGGATGATCATCAAGGTGGCGACCGCCAGCACACTCATGCGCGTGCCGTTGGGCCGGTACTGCAGCCAGCCGGAGCCGCCGCCTTTGTGGGCAGCTTTGAGGGTGAGAACCTCGTCGAGGCGCACACTGCCGCCATCGACCTGGCGCATCAGCTCGACCAGGACCGGCACCTTGATCACACTCGCCGCACTGAAGCTCTCGTCCGCCGCCATCTGGGCATAGGCTCCAGTGGCCGGGTCAAAAAACAGAAAACCCGAGCGCAGGCGCGGCTGCTGGGTAAGCTTGTGCATCGCCGCTTCGAGGGCGACCAGTTGCTCACCCCGCGCCAGTTCAGGCCGGGGGAGGTACTGGCTATCGACGATTGCCTCGGGGAGCACCTGCAGATCGAGGGGAACGGTCGCACCGGCAAACAGACCCAGGTTCTGCAGGGTGTGGCTGAGCTGGAATAGCAGCACAGCGCAGCCGCCACTTAGAACAAGCAACACCGCTCCCCGGCGCAACCAGCGCTCGGTGGGCGATTGTCGGCGACGACGGGGACGAGGAATTTGAAGATCGCTGGCAACTTCTTGCAAGGTGGCGGTCCCGAACAGTTAGTAAATAATCTAAGGGATAGTGCCCCATTTTTTGCCAGCAATCTCCAGATATTGGGTGAAACAATAGCCCCGGCGTCATTACAACACCGGGGCTACCGTGGATCGGGTGGAGGGTCGGACTAAAGCTCGATCAGGAGGGCGAACGTGTCGAGGTCGATCAGCCCCAACTTCCAGAGCACGATAGGCAGGGTACCCTGCCAGAGCTGAGCCAGCTCGCGCACCCGCGCCAGTTGCGCCTCGGTGATGAGCTTGCTGGCGAGCAGATAGTTTTCGGCGGCGGAAGTTTCCATGACAGTCGGGGTGGAGAGGGTTAGCGGCGACAGCCCGTGCGGGGGCGGTCGAGGATCGTCAGAGCGACAAGAGCGATACCGATGAGCAGCAGTTCCATGATCGTGTGGGTTAGCGTGCGCTACCTAGGCATGATGCCCGAAGCGGTTAAACGACAAGAGGGCGATCGGCGAACGGATGGCTGCGCTTGAGCGCAGTTGAGAGAGTCCACTGGCTATGTCCTTGTGAGGATGAGGCGTACCTGCATTCTTCCTAGGATGAATCCCAGTGGGAGTATGCAGCGACCTGGAGGTATCATGCTGTATTTGTTCGGCTATCAATTTAAAGATTCAGTAAAGGCCAATCCGGAGCTGGTGCGCTTCATCGACGAATGCAAGCCCCAGGCCCATGTGATGGAAAATGTCTGGCTCCTCGACAGCAGCGACCTGCCCTTCAATCTGCAGCGCCAGCTCAAGGAATACGTCGGGGTGGACGATGAGTTCTATCTGGTCGATGTTTCCAAATCCATCGTCGCCTGGTCTGGGCTCGAAGGCGAAATTGCCGATTTCATCGAGCGCTTTACCGAGCCGGTCGAACAGGATGTGAGTAGACGCTTGCTGACGATCGCCAGCGATGGCCCGGTTGATCTTGAGCAACTTGGCAACCTGGCGGATTCTAAGCCCCGGCCTCTGCTGGCCAACCTCTGGCAGGTCGAAACCACGACTACGCCCGAGCAGGTCGTCACCGCATTGCGCGGCAGCCTTGCCGAAGGGGGACGGTTGCTGGTAGCGGATGTGTCCCTCGCTCCAGCGGCCTGGTCCCACCTGCCGGAGGACTCGGCCTACGCCGCTGTCGCCTATACGCGCACCGAGCAGGGCTCCGATCAGGTGCAGGAATTCTAGGTCACGGGTGCTAATCTCCTGGCAGATGCCGGGATCACCCAGACTCGATGAATCTACCTTCTTTTTTGTGGCTCTGGCGCGCCGCTGCCTGGTCGATGGGACTGTCGCTGGCGGTCTATGGGTTATTGGCCCTGAGCGGCGGCACTCTATTCTGGGGCAAGTTGCCCGGTTCTAAGCGCCGTCCCCTGCGCACCCTGCATCTGGCACTCGGCAGCAGCCTGGTCAGCCTCACCCTGTTTTTGCTGGCGATCGGGATCGTCGGTACTCTCGGCCACTTCGGTTCCCTCGGCCACTCCGCCCACCTGGGAGCTGGGCTGGTGGTCGTTGCTCTGGTCACGACGAGCGCCTTCAGCGCCCTGGGGATGGTGCGCGCCCGCCCCTGGGCCAAGCAAGTCCACCTGACAGCCGCTCTCCTGTTGCTGGCAGGCTACGGGGCGGTACTCGTCACCGGTTGGCAGGTCGTCCAAAAATATCTGCCCCACTGATGTCCGGTGCTGTGCGGTTCGCCCCCGCTGTGCGCTGAACTAACGTTCTCGCTTTCGACTGAGCTGAAATAAGACGAAGCCCATGTTGTTGCTGTCATGCTTCGATCGTCGCGCCGGGGAGCAGTCCTGGTGCTCGCACTGCTGTTGGGACTGGTCGTTAGCGTCGTTGCTGTAGCAGCGCTGCTGCTTTCAAGCCAGCTTGCGACCGCCACCAGTACCAGCCGCGATCAGGCGGAGGCTTTGCGCCTGGCGGAAGGAGCGAGCGAACTGGTGCGCAACAAACTCCTCGAAGATT harbors:
- a CDS encoding tetratricopeptide repeat protein, whose translation is MAKLLPAFEVGQGKQLPVFSALVRRQVPQVAVAYAGVGWGLVQFVDWLTNRYALSSSLTDFVAYLVVLFVPTMLILAYCRGGEEEHWTWWEKIGVPVNLLVAAVVLWANFQGKELGSINQTVTIQDSSGRTVQREVPKSAFRKRLALAYFENASSDKNLDWLRQGIAIALQTDLSQDLYLSVQDSYDYSEKLKEVGFSYKDPLPLGLERRIANYYGLNYIVTGTFSKKAEEYIVRVDLYDAARVKRLTRRTYKGPDLFDLLDDLSVQLKRDVEVPEQHIQDITDFPVTEVLTRSLPAFEHYTRAKNLREFDGDYSGAMTQLDQAIAADPSFAMAHLEQVESALLAGHPEKSERAYQQAEHYAFKLTERSQFILKSGNWVNGRSEEADRAAQQWAALYPDDLKAQLTLAKHYLDNNQWPKAIDAFRRMIELDPGEAHYLSKIAEAQLRLGRTSDAIATFQQYGEQSNDRPGAYEEIADIYRTIGQFDRARSYYRQAAAINTDDLSPLIELATTDMLSGQLDAAYKQYRALLARARRTDEKRQIYSRLQQYYSLRGQWKQAIAELPVLSEQISKTSGPINSFFNQAIRIDSFVEAGQPEVAFATLARLQGQTRSNFLLKGLLESGYLKVYLALEDPDRAEPLIGKLEQLFRRYGQAHLIDDLGLVAARGKVAELRRDYRQALGYYQQFLKNNPTEIGTNLDIGRCYRLSGQLSEAQDALQKALQVAPADPEIHYELAEVAQARQDSATALKEVQIALQILQPADGSDKRLKEAKALLAKLQAKA
- a CDS encoding pyridoxal phosphate-dependent decarboxylase family protein, which produces MLEGKLALLEAALVQLEAGFKDLPEFTAEQDFDAVGAVLEEVALRLQDNYPYAHPLYAGQMIKPPHPVARLAYSLALAINPNNHALDGGRASSQMEKEAVAALAGMFGWQTHLGHLCSGGTMANLEALWVAGSLHPGKTILASEQAHYTHARLCGVLGLPFETIASDSQLRMDIEVLEQRLQRGDVGTVVATVGTTIAGSVDPVDQILELQTRYGFRLHADAAYGGYFTLIDGLEPSTRAAYDGLSRVDSIAIDPHKHGLQPYGCGCILFADPAVGRLYAHESPYTYFTSPALHLGEISLECSRPGAAAVALWATQRLLPLTRGGAFAAQLGKSRQAALGLYEKLQQDGRFVPLLAPELDIVLWVYHSEWASRTSYLSKEIFRAAATEQLHLALARVPTKRLQPLLPHLEADDDHVLCLRSCLMKPEHLDWLERIWQALDRATIQVFTLSGRLDR
- a CDS encoding S8 family serine peptidase, encoding MPTKAGVFWKVLLGWVALALGGPAVLAAPAPIEEAVVAFNHPAAQTLIADLEKSYGIDFEANSRYSDDRRLFRLRFDANRHGEIYRLLAGLQGGKVLDYVEPNYLYHATGFPNDPLYSRQWNLRAIGVEHAWQKANGEGAVVAVIDTGVAHNLPDLDQTDFVGGYDFVNDRSDATDDQGHGSHVAGTIAQSTDNGEGVAGIAYRARIMPVKVLDRYGSGTALDVADGIRFAADQGANVINLSLGGPADSSAIREAVEYARHKGVVVVCAAGNESSPQASYPALYPACLSVSATGPDGALAFYSNYGRGVDLSAPGGDKSTGGDEGGILQNTIDSSGNSTYASYQGTSMAAPHVAGVAALLYSAGIHDAGAIRKILLSSTRPVGHDYLNQHGAGQLNAALALDAVDQPYFFFRGGIWWLVPLSTLLVGVVFTALVMIARPSGGGINDFTYAVGFIVAGLGLFPLSAFGTTWGPEGLLALLATPLPNWDRIFFGSLLNPVLHSILVPGILAALLAGFNWGRSLAIGSCVGTAALLALQASVFYTPLMWFSEESYARGFLGVNTALCLLVGFVLARVSDR
- a CDS encoding cation:proton antiporter; its protein translation is MPLPEADTVEAALQSLAFFAATTVQNGPLKPLGHHELLLLLLQLAVLLFAARGLGELMRRLDLPPVVGELLAGVVLGPSVFGLFLPQLQATIFPKSQIQADLISVVSWLGVLFLLVATGLETDLNLIISKGKTALFTSLGGILLPFASGFGLGMLLPASVLANPEHRLVFSLFMATAMSITAIPVIAKVLIDLKLIRRDIGQITLASGMTDDTIGWILLSVVAGLASSGTINFVSVATSVGGALVFLAIAFTVGRPAIAWILRWVDDKLGGVSASLSTVIIVALLAAALTHQLGIEAALGAFVTGILVGQAPRFSREAGHTLEVITASFLAPIFFAVAGLKVDLIKLFEPETLTIGLIVLAIACLGKFVGVYLGSRLGGRLSHWEAIALGSGMNARGAMEIIVATIGLSLGVLTLQMYTIIVMVAIITSLMAPPLLRWALSKVKMGDEEVKRLQMEELASRSFIKSVRRVLVPTRGGTNVQLAAQLVSHMAQQNELEVTALYAECSDRPGKKKTPPNNSSAETAFAAVADEMHLPADLQTRVESGRDPAEVILREAAKGYNLLVLGATEQRTSRGDGSLFNSLVDRIVQEAPCPTLVVKSHLPVPEGEYCPIEQQQIRHILVPTIGTEYSKHAVEVASTIAAQIGALVTLVHVVNLPQFDDFYVDQDNLLSAIDIAQQIVDQQADIGRGFGAQVNTAVLKGTSPEKEILNFARAEGVDLIVLGSNIRPITGRAFFGHRVDTLLRQASCPVAVVSSS
- a CDS encoding YsnF/AvaK domain-containing protein; amino-acid sequence: MDSVSDQIPARGNVIAGLFRNRDQAELAIDDLRAAGFQDRQIDTTEGEDVTGRNQGGFLETLGRLFGTEDRSNSDQLYSTLIDMGITEEQARYFGSRLGEDVELVTVHADGRWADAIAILERHGADTGVNIKPPISSTAAGTVAETNVAATGVTPPAVPQTTAPVTGDVPQRIELREEKLRVDKERVNIGEVNIRKEVITENQTVQVPTTREELVIERHAVEPHRPASDPNFSKSEEIHVPLTEERVIVEKQPEVVEEVLIDKRKIQQNQEVSETVRREEVTVDNEGQVDLLDKKPAQGDLPRDRRID
- a CDS encoding phage holin family protein, producing MINFLLSWLVSAAVLILVSYVVPGFTVASFGAALIAALVVGIINAVVVPVLNLIALPINFLTLGLFSFVISALGLLLAAALVKGFVIAGFGSALLAAIVIALANAGVGLLGGRSFA